One Camelus ferus isolate YT-003-E chromosome 27, BCGSAC_Cfer_1.0, whole genome shotgun sequence DNA window includes the following coding sequences:
- the LOC106728892 gene encoding uncharacterized protein LOC106728892 isoform X4, which produces MINPRKRSGCLIKEQIIYLSRKSVQHNPERRLCWPRRVRRTSGKRNCSSALVNRKNAAHTRRGVGWRRATWRGSGEPDLDEQKPPAAGLGGHCLKYTRALPTSDLRGKLHHGFVLSQKRTRGNEFCHHNVFTLTLPFQRKWKQMVDTP; this is translated from the exons ATGATCAACCCCCGGAAAAGGTCAGGGTGTCTAATCAAAGAACAGATCATCTATCTCTCAAGGAAAAGTGTACAACATAATCCAGAAAGGCGGCTCTGCTGGCCACGGAGAGTGAGAAGAACTTCGGGAAAGAGAAACTGCAGTTCCGCTTTGGTGAACAGAAAGAATGCTGCTCACACACGCCGCGGGGTTGGATGGCGGAGGGCGACCTGGCGCGGCTCAGGTGAGCCTGACCTGGATGAACAAAAGCCACCAGCTGCAG GTCTTGGGGGACACTGCCTGAAGTATACACGAGCCCTGCCCACCTCAGACTTGCGGGGCAAACTCCATCATGGGTTCGTACTATCCCAGAAACGGACCAGAGGCAACGAATTCTGTCACCACAATGTGTTCACACTTACTCTTCCCTTCCAAAG